In Tachyglossus aculeatus isolate mTacAcu1 chromosome X4, mTacAcu1.pri, whole genome shotgun sequence, the DNA window tactaagcgcttggaaagtcagctgtgtgactttggtcaagtcacttaactgctctgtgcctcagttccctcatctgtgaaatggggattaagactgtgagccccacgtgggacaacctgatcaccttgtatcccccgccccagcacttagaccagtgcttcgcacatagtaagggcttaacaaatgccatcattattattattataattgccaaggttacaggcttgtgaagatGGAGGatagtgatgtctacagtgatgagaaagaggaCGGGGTGGGAGGGACGGCGGTGTCAGGGTTTGGTGTTGgtggtacatccaagtagaggtgtccaaaaggcaggaggaaatgcgagactgcagagaagagaggtcCGGACTGGAGAGGtacatttgagaatcatctgcgtagagatggtagttgagttctcccccttttagactgtgagcccactgtcgggtagggactgtctctatatgttgccaaattgtacttcccaagcgcttagtacagtgctctgcacacagtaagcgctcagtaaatacgattgatgatgatgatgactgtgggagctagtgaattctccaagggaggggatggaaatggagaatagaaggggacccagaaccgagccttgagagactgagaaggagcaaccagagagagaggaggagaaccaggagaggacagtgtcagtgaagccaaggttggataatgtttccgggagaagggggtggtcgacagcgttgaaggcagccgagaagtcgaggaggattagactggagtagaggacattggatttgggaagaagaaggactccggtgaccttagaaagggcagtttccatggagtaaaGGGGTGGAAGCCCGATTGCAGGGggaccaggagagaattggaggagaggaagtggagacagcaggtgatTTCTCCTTAAGAATATTTTTTAACAGTTCCATAGTTTTCAAAGAGCTTCATTTGAGAAGTGAGCATTTTGAGTAGTGAAAATAATTTACGTAGCATGAGTACTTCCAAAAAATCTAATTATGAGATAACGCCTTGTGTTTAAATTTAATGTGGGGGCAAATCAGAAATTATTCAGATGAACCTTAATTTGTTTTTCATATTTTGCAGATGTTCCGAAATTAACACATATAAACTTTACCCCTGGATTCATCAGTTTAGCAATAACAGACGGTCTGCTGATCAGATACGACCGGTCCACTTCCCTGACGTTGACCCGCACAGTCTTCCTTCTGGGTCAAATTTTTCCATGACAGCAGGGGATTTTCAGGAGATATACTCAGAATGCAGTAAGTCAAACGTGTAAATGATTATTTTGCAAGTAAAGATTTCTCTGATATTAAAAAGAGCAAAATTTCTTGAACCCATCATATGAAGCGGTAAACGGCCCCTAATTTGTGTCTTCATTTTAGTAGACCGTGCTCGGCTTGTTTTAAAACAGGGACTGCCTGTATTTTCTGTCAGGAACGGTCAAATATTTTTATGACGTGTTTTCCAGAGggcccactcttcttcccctcaCAAAACCACGGCCCCACCCTAAAGGAAAGGGACTGGGACATAAAGCATGTCCTCTAATGAAACACAACCAAAGGAAAGTTTCTATCGGTTGCTCCAATATTCTTCCGTGAGATTGTTCACAGCTTAAAGTCACTTGCAAATTCAATAGTAAGCATGCTTCAGGATGAAGAAATAAAAGTTGTTCAATATAACCTCAGAGGCACCGGTGCCTTGCCTGTACAAGTACCTGACCAtagtcctcctcatcctcctctcagcCTTTCCTCCTAGATGGATGCTGCAGGGGATCGGGAGGTGGGGGACTGCTCCACTGTCCTTTGTGGCTGCCACTTGCCACTTGTGTTGCACATCAAATGCCTCATTTGCCTGTAAACTCTCCCACAGCTAGTCTGAATCACTCACTTGTGAACCTCACACTACATGGCCACAGAACCGGAATTTAAATTTGACGTTCATATGGTTCACTTGGTGTcagtcaaatgagaagcagtgtgacctattggaaagagcacggacctggacatcagaggctctgggttctgttcccggttttgccacttgtctgctgtgtgatctcgggcaagtcccttaacttctctgagccccagtttccgCATCTGGAATCCCTAAAATCTCCTATCTCGATTGCGAGTCccatatgagatagggactgggtccaacctaatgatctcacccagcgcttagaacggtgcctggcacatagtaagcacttaacaaatattattattgttattgtcattattattagtgtttttaTAATACCTTATTTATAAATGAAGGGAAAACTGAGACTCAAAGGCGACATTATTCCAAAAATGATATTAAAAAATCTTCAACTTGATTTTCTCATCAGTGATTTTCAAACTTTTCTGCTTTTCACAGTTTCTTATTACCTGTAGTCCTCTATAATTATACCTAACTTTGGGTGCCTTGTTTTTAATAATGCTAAGGTGATTTTTGCTTATACTCCCTAGCTGTTCCGGATTTTAAAAATACTTTATTAACTGTAACCGTTAACTGCGTTAGCTGTAATTGGTTCAGAGTTAATTGCAGTCCTGTAGGAAAGTAAGCACAGTAAATACAGAACAGTTGTTTGGCCTTCTTGTGTTTTGGTGCAGATGCTTGGGATTGTATCGCTACCTGCTTCTTCATTGACACAGCCCACAATGTCATTGACTACATTGACACAATATGGAAAATACTCAAGCCAGGAGGAATTTGGATAAATCTAGGTAGGATTCAATTATTTTAAGCATGATGACATGTATTTTCTCCAAACACTGAAAATAGCTATCGTAAGTATCGTAAGTGATCTTGTTCTTAATTTTTCCAGAGTATCTGGTTatactcgagaagcagtgtggctcagtggaaagagctcgggctttggagtcagaggtcatgggttcaaatcccggctctgccaattgtcagctgtgtgactttgggcaagtcacttcacttctctgtgcctcagttccctcatctgtaaaatggggattaagactgtgagccccctgtgggataacctgatcaccttgtaacctccccagtgcttagaacagtgctttgcacataattagcacttaataaatgccattattattattataattatatatactaAATAACTGCAACTTTTCTAAATTAGACATTTTACTATATTGACATAAAACTTTGCTCATCAAATCTTTTCCTAGTTTGCAGAAATTAagcttctactccagcacttattattcTCAAAATAATATTTTATCCAGGCCCTCAGATTCTGAATTAATGAGGCTAAAAGGATACAAACGAGCGTCAGCATTTTTTCCTCTCAATTGTCGGCTGTCTTCGTAACCCTTATGATGCTGCAGACAAGATGTAAATGCTTTTTTCAATTGAACAAAATCTTTGGCTTTTCCTAACCATGACCAATCCTGATCAGTCAAGAAGTAAATTATTGTGAATTTACCTTAAAATAAAAGGTAGCTGAAACAACTGTACTGTGGACGTATAGAAGCCAATAGCGTAAAATCCAAAAGATCCTATATTGCTGAATCCGATGATGTGTCTCTGTTGCCCATGCATGCTCAGCTGGAGTTGATGGAATGAGGTTGAGGGGTAGTTTGAATAGGAGGGGCTTGGGATGTTGTGGATTTAGCGGAGgaggtttgttggaggaggttgGATTTTAGTGGGGGCTTTGACCATGGGGAGGGCTAATTCAGGGACagagggagtaccaggccaggGGAACAGAGTGAGCAGTgcgataaactgtgagcccgttgttgggtagggacagtctatatatgttgccaacttgttcattcattcattcattcatttgtatttattgagcgcttactgtgtgcagagcactgtactaagcgcttgggaagtacaagttggcagcatatggagacggtccctacccaacagcgggctcacagtctagaagggggagacagacaacaaagcaaaacatagtaacacagtaaaataaataaaatagtaaatatgtacaagcaaaataaatagagtaataaatctgtacaaacatatatacaggtgctgtggggaggggaaggaggtagggcgggggggatggggagggggagaggaaggagggggctcagtctgggaaggcctcctggaggaggtgagctctcagtagggctttgaagggaggaagagagcttggcgaatgtgcggagggagggcattccaggccagggggaggacgtgggccgggggtcgatggcgggacaggcaagaacgaggcacggtgaggaggttagcggtagaggagcggagggtgcgggctgggctgtagaagaaaagaagggaggtgaggtaggagggggcgaggtgatggagagccttgaagccgagagtgaggagtttttgcctgatgcgtaggttgattgatagccactggagatttttgaggaggggagtaacatgcccagagcgtttctgcacaaagatgatccgggcagcagcgtgaagtatagattgaagtggggagagacaggaggatgggagatcagagaggaggaacttgtacttcccaagtgcttagtacagtgctctgcacacagtaagtgctcaataaatatgattgaatgaatgaatgaatggaggtgggaAAATTGAGTGCGTGGCACAGTCAGaaagttagcttgggaggaatgaagtgagCGAGTTGGAGAGTAGTGAGTGAAGAGAGATGGGGAGCTGGGAAGCTAATTATCACAAGCTTTTACTTGATGCGGatgggtaagcacttagtacagtgctaagcgcttagtacggtgctctgcacacaataagcgctcagtaaacatgattgaatgaatgaaacgggaaGCCAATGTGCGGTTTTGAGGAGTACAAAAATGTTTGCGGAGGGACTTTTCAAGAAGGTGATCCATGCAGCTGCACAGATCCCAAAGATTAGatgggggaagaggctggaggtagggacACCAGTTagggggctgatacagtagtctagtgGTGGGGAGAAAGAACTGATCTGGGAGTCGTGTAGgagaaaccagcaggatttggcggTAGATAGAATGGGAGCTGaaggatagtcaatcaatcaatcaatcaatcaattgtatttattgagcgcttactatgtgcagagcactgtactaagcgcttgggaagtacaaattggcaacacatagagacagtcccttctgaGACTAGTCAGAAGTCGGGGATGACGTCGAGGATGAGGGTTTCTGGGGTGGGGATGATGGTGGTGTTATTGACAAAGATGGAAAAGAAGAAGTgggtttagaagggaagataagaagcagcatggcccagtggaaagagcacgggctttggagtcagaggtcatgggttcaagtgtcagctctgctgcttgtcagctgtgtgactttgggcaagtcacttaacttctctgtgcctcagttccctcatctgtaaaatggggattaaaactgtgagcccccccgtgggacaacctgattaccttgtaacctccccatcatcatcatcatcatcatcaatcgtatttattgagcgcttactatgtgcagagcactgtactaagcacttgggaagtacaaattggcaacatatagagacagtccctacccaacagtgggctcacagcctaaaagggggagacagagaacaaaaccaaacatactaacaaaataaaataaatagaatagatatgtacaagtaaaataaataaataaatagagtaataaatatgtacaaacatatatacatatatacaggtgaagataagggaagataagaagcagcatggcccagtggaaagaacacaggcctgagagtcagaggacctgggttccaatcctggctccgtcatttgcctgctgggtgacctcaggcaaatcacttaatttctctgcgcctcagctccctcacctggaaaatggagattcaatagtaaaaataatgatggcatttattaagcgcttactatgtgcaaagcactattctaagcgctggggatacctgttctccctcctatttagactgtgagtcccacgtgagacagggactgtgcccaacctaattaacttatacctatctCAGCACTAgaacggtgctcgacacatagtgagcacttaacaaatgctgtaaaaaaaaaagatgataattatggtatgtagTGCACTGCAGATGTATCCCTAAGTTCAGGCACTTTGGCATATCTGATTTAAAGTCTAAGAGACTTACATTCTTACGTGAGTGCTCAAAGAGTCACCTGACTGCTGCATGCCAAACTTCATATCCTGTGTTGCGTTATCtgagggggtcgatggcgggacaggcgagaacgaggtacggtgagattagcagcagaagagtggagggtgcgggctgggctgtagaaggagagaagggaggtgaggtaggagggggcgaggtgatgcagagccttgaagccaagggtgaggagtttctgcccgcaaccttggtgtcatcctcgactcagctctctcgttcacccctcacatccaagccgtcaccaaaacctgccggtttcagctccgcaacattgccaagatccgccctttcctctccatccaaaccgctaccctgctcgttcaagctctcatcctatcccgtctagactactgtatcagcctcctctccgatctcccatcctcttgtctctccccacttcaatccatactacatgctgctgcccggattgtctttgtccagaaacgctctgggcatgttactcccctccttaaaaatctccagtggctaccaatcaacctacgcatcaggcagaaactcctcaccctcggcttcaaggctctccatcacctcgcccccacctacctcacctcccttctctccttctacagcccagcccgcaccctccgctcctctgccgctaatctcctcaccgtgcctcgttctcgtctgtcccgccgtcgacccctggcccacgtcattcccctggcctggaatgccctccctctgcccatctgccaagctagctctcttcctcccttcaaggccctactgagagctcacctcctccaggaggccttcccagactgagccccctccttcctctccccctccctcccctctccatccccccgccttacctccttcccttccccacagcacttgtatatatgtatatatgtttgtacgtatttattactctatttatttattttacttgtacatatctattctatttattttattttgttagtatgttttgttttgttctctgtctcccccttctagactgtgagcccactgttgggtaggggccatctctatatgttgccaacttgtacttcccaagtacttagtacagtgctctgcacacagtaagcgctcaataaatacaattgattgattgattgatctgaggttTGCTTAGAGGTTAGGATATCTATTTGAAGGGCAACTAACCTCCATGTAAAATACAGGAGCTCTGTGTTTTGATACTGCACAGAGGGACCTTGTCTGCCTAACGTACAGAATGCATGTACATTGCTCACAGCATATGCAGAACAAAAACCAAATACTATCATGAAGTACGAGGGTGCTATATAAGGAATACAGGCACTGAAATTCTATAGCGCTAGTGGGGAAAAGGGCTTAAAGCAGTTCGCTatagaaacagagagaggagaaagccCAGAGCCTGCGTTCCCTGAAAAATGAATTTGTGCAAGAAAGCAatatcttttttattttgttgatctttGAATCCTAGGCCCTCTGCTGTACCACTTCGAAAATTTGGCCAATGAACTCTCCATAGAATTGAGCTACGAAGATATAAGAAGTGTGGTTCTGCAGTATGGATTCCATATAGAGGTATGGGTTTAATGATGCCTGAGGACTTGTTTGTGAAATTTTAGTACTTGATGCTATTTTAGCATAGCACTTAATGATTGGTGGGAACAAGGGcttttcttccctctagactgtaggctcgtaaaggacagggaacgtgtctgctgattctgttgtactctctcaaacgcttagtacagtgctctgcacacagtaagcacgcaataaatatggttgattcacATCAGTAACCAAACTTCGTTGCTCATGGCTAGTTTTATGAGAACAAAATTGGCAGGGGAAAAGGAAGGTCTTGGAGAATGCTGCCctaccttcccctccacccaccttcTCACCTCGCTGCCCTTGTCTTTTGCCTGTAAATGTTAAAATGTCTGGCCCTGGTTTTCTCTCACTGAGCAGCTCGAAATCGCTTATATAGGAAAACTCAGTTTCCGAAGGGGTAAATGAGTATTCCCAGGACCAAGTGGAGACGAGACAAGGAAGCCAGAATTTGGAATGCTTAGACTCCCATTAGAGTTGATTCTTGGTTATCTAGGCTTGGATTAGGTGTatcctttcttctttctgctctTAGCAGCCTCCTGCTGCTGCGGCTACTGCCTTTTGACCATTTCGGTGCCTAGTGTTACCTCGAGTACAACAATGGAAAATGAGATGAGAGTAAATGCAATCTGTTTTGCCCCTAACTGAACCCTTTTAAAGGGTTCTTTGGAGGAGGAAAGTGAAACTAATGGCTAAAGAGGAACTATATTTCCCCATAACCATATGCCTCATCTATATTTCCCCAAATTGATATAAGGCATTTTAGAACTTTACATAAAATGTTCTAACATTAAGtatcattttgatggtattgtaCTTGATGTATTTTTATTTGCGGGTACTTAACTGCCTTTTTGCCAAGTCGAATTTAAATATTCATTAATAAAGTAGTGGACAGTGTAGAGGAGAAGTgaaatattttgtttttaaaatgttatcCTTTCACCGCAGATGGAGAAAGAATCTGTTTTGTCGACATACACGGTGAATGAGCTCTCCATGATGAAATATTACTATGAATGTGTGTTGTTCGTGGTTCGGAAACCAGAGAAACAGCCTCAAGAGGACTCTTCAGGAAAAAAATGCTTAAAGGAGCAAGTGCAGAAATAACACAGAACCGACTGTTGGTAGTGACAGGACACAATCTCACATCAGTGGTGCCTTCTTATTCCTAACAGGATTTAGATAGATTCTCTATTTTCTTAATAATGGTCTTGCTACCCAAACAAATGTACTATGCCGTGCATATTTGAGCTACGTGAATGAAAGTGGAGAAAATAATCTTCAAATATTCTTGTTCCTTGAAACTCCGATTTATGTCCTTCTGTCATAAGTAGAAAAATTCTTCCTTTGCTATCTCTGTTTTAAGATCTCCCATATATAAGGCTGCTTCACCTATGACTCAATGGTATTTAGA includes these proteins:
- the CARNMT1 gene encoding carnosine N-methyltransferase isoform X2, with the translated sequence MQMIEKSGQKTAKTSMHERVNRTERHFRSLPATQQNLLPQFLLHLDKIRKCIDHNQGILQTIVNDCIHMFENKEYGEDGNGMIMPASTFDMDKLKSTLKQFVRDWSDSGKAEREACYQPIIKEILRNFPKERWDTSKVNILVPGAGLGRLAWEIAMLGYACQGNEWSFFMLFSSNFVLNRCSEINTYKLYPWIHQFSNNRRSADQIRPVHFPDVDPHSLPSGSNFSMTAGDFQEIYSECNAWDCIATCFFIDTAHNVIDYIDTIWKILKPGGIWINLGPLLYHFENLANELSIELSYEDIRSVVLQYGFHIEMEKESVLSTYTVNELSMMKYYYECVLFVVRKPEKQPQEDSSGKKCLKEQVQK